CTGGCCAGCGTGTGACCAAATTGCAACTGAATGGGGTTGATATTACGCCTGAGCAAACTTTGCGCATTGCAATCAACAACTATCGAGCTGGTGGTGGCGGGGGTTTTGCGATGTTCCGCGAAGGCAAAATTATCTATCAATCGACCAGTGAAATTCGCGATTTGATCGCTGAATCAGTCAAAAATGCTGGCACAATTGATCCAGCAGTGGTGAATAAAGTTAATTTTACCCTTGTACCCGATTTGTATGCTCACTATTTTGGCAATGCCAGCCAACCGACTGCTACGCCAGTGCCAGCAGTTCCAACTGCTACTCCAGCGCCAGGTGTGCCAATCACCTTGCCTGATACCAGTGGCAACCAACCAACCTATGCTTGGGTTTGGGCGCTAGTGGCAATGGCCTTGTTGGCCTTGGGCCTCGTTGTACGTCGCAATTAAAGTCAAAGGGCAGAAGGCGAAATTCAAAAGAAGGAGCAGGTTTTAACGCAGAGTCGCAGAGATGATAGGGGTCAGGGGCTAGGTATCAGGAGGGGCTAGGTATCAGGGGACAGACTATAGGGGCAATCGTTTAGGATTGTGGGTTCTGACTCCTGAACCCTGGCCGCTGTTCCCTCGCCTTTCGTGCTCTTCGTGTACTTCGTGGATCAAACAACTGGCCCCTAGCCCCTGATCACTGACCCCTCGTATGCATTGCCTTCGCATACGATCATCGGCTATAATCAGCGCTACACTACACATTGCCGCACTTCACTATTTTTACTACATAAATTCAAGCGCGATTAATCAACCTCCGGTTCGCTGGGCTTGCAATGAGGATTCAGGTATGAAAGAAGTAGTCTGTATCACGCTCGGACGTTCGCGGCGTGACTTTAGCTTTACAACAACGCTGTTGGGCGAAGAGCTACGGGTGCGTCGCATTGGAGCCGATGGCGATGTCGAACGGGTCAAGCAACTGATTCGTGAGCACGATGGCAAGGTTGATGCAATTGCGCTTGGTGGCGTAATTGCTCATTTTCGCGTTGGCAAATCCAGCTATCAACATAACCAAGCCTATACGATTGTTAATCAAGCACGGGTTACGCCAACCGCCGATGGGGTACTGCTTAAATCGACCCTCGAACGTTGGACGGTCGCTCAGGCGGTGTCGCGTGAGCCAGGCCGCTTCAACTATCGCCGTGTTTTGGTCTTTTCAGGGATTGAACGCTATTCTTTGGCCGAATCACTGAGCGGCTACAATGTTGATTTGCGTTTTGCTGATCCCAAGGTGCATTATGGTTTGCCCTTCACACTGAGTTCGCTCAGCCAACTGGAGCGCTACGCCAAATTTGCCATGCCCGATTTGGCCAAAAAGCCTTATCGGCGAATTCACCCGATTGGCAAGGGCGCGACCCACGATAGCCGCCTTGAAAAAGATTGCGCTTGGGCTGATGTGTTGGCTGGCGATTTTGCCTTTATTCGGCGCTATGCCCCGCAAGATCTGCGAGGACGCACAATTTTGACTGACGATCCTTCGCCTGCTGAAATTGAAGATTTGCGCCAGCGTGGAGCACATACCTTAATTACCCTCACGCCCAAAATTAGCGAAGAACACCCATTTGTTTCGGCAGATGTGCTCGAGGCCATGATTTTGGCCGTCACAGGCAAGCGAACGCTTGATGAAGCAACGGTCTTGCAAATTACCGCTGATGCCAATTGGGAGCCGCACATCCAGCGTTTGACCAACGACGAAGAATTAGAAAAATTTGCCTTTGTGATTCACCCGCTCTCAACCAAATTTATTTATAAAGATCCCCGCTTCAAAGTCTTCAAATTTGTGCCCCAACGTTGGGTCGAACGCGCTATGGCCCACTTGCCACCACTCTATCTCTCACGCATGAAGGGCATCAAATCAACTGGTACAGGCAAGGAGATCGAAGGCATTTTGCTGACTTTGGGCGCTACACCCCGCGAATTGATGCGCCGTCCAACCGCCTTTACCTATCGCCGCTTGATCAAAGCTGCCCGCATGGCCGAACGCATGGGCGCGAAGCTGATGGGCTTGGGGGCATTTACCTCGGTGGTTGGCGATGCTGGGATCACGGTTGCCCAAAAATCCGATATTGGCATCACCTCAGGTAACTCGTTGACCGTGGCCGCCACCCTTGAAGCCGCCAAACAAGCGGTCATTCTCATGGGCGGTCGGGTTGATCAAGGCACGGCAGTGGTGATCGGGGCAACTGGCTCGATTGGCGCAGTTTGTTCGCGTTTGTTGGCTCAAGCGATTGGCGATGTGGTGTTGATTGCGCCGCGACCTGAGCGCTTGATTGCCTTGAAAAAACAAATTGAGGCTGAAACGCCCAACGCCAAAGTAACGATTGCCACCAAAGCCGACGATTATGTTGGTAGCGCCGACTTAATTGTTACTACGACCACCGCCCTCAACACCAAAATTGTCGATATTGAGCGTTTGAAGCCAGGCGCGGTGGTCTGTGATGTGGCGCGACCGCCTGATATCAAAGAAGATGAAGCCGCTAAACGCCCCGATGTGTTGGTGATCGAATCGGGCGAAATTACCTTACCCGGCGAGGTTGATTTTGGCTTTGATATTGGTTTGCCGCCAGGCACAGCCTATGCATGTCTCTCGGAGACGGCTTTGTTGGCGCTTGATGGCAAGTTTGAAGACTACACGCTTGGCCGTAACATCGAAATGGATCGGGTCAAGGAGATGTATCGTTTATTCAAAAAGCATGGCCTGAAATTAGCAGGCCTGCGCACCTTCGACCAATATGTCACCCCCGAAATGGTCGCCGAAAAGCGCCGCCTAGCCGATCAGCGTCGCCATGAGCTTGGCTTGCCAGTGACCACCGAAGCCGAAACCCTCGCCAGCGAAATGCCGCTGGAAGTTGGCGGCTCCAACTAAATCAATCCAACGGCGTGAGCTTCGTGCTTGCGCCGTTGCTTTTGCCCCTTGCAACGCCTCATTGCTCCCAACGTATCATTCTCTCTTTCTTGAAATCGGCGATGCAAAATAATAATTTCTATGAATTGATAACGACGAAAACTAGATAAAGGACTTCGTTATGTTTAATATCAATGGAACACCGTACTATTATGACCGTAATATAAGCCGTTTACTATCTACTATACAAAGCCGTATTTCTGATTTACGAACATCAGGGAAACTTTCTAAAGAGTCACTTAAACATATATCTAATTACTTTAAAATAAAAAATATATACCATTCAAATGCTATAGAAGGTAATATGCTTGATTATGGTGAGACAAGATTAGTAGTTGAACAAGGTTTAACTATATCAGGTAAGCCATTAAAAGATAGTATTGAGGCGGTAAATCTTTCTCACGCATTAGATTTTTTTATGGATATAGCAGGTAATTCAAATGAAAAAATAAAAATATCTGATATTAAGCAAATTCATTCACTTATATTGAAGGATATAAGTGAAGAAGCTGGTATGTTTAGAGTTTCTAATGTTGAAATATCAGGATCTAATTTTACACCACCTTCTTTTCTTCAAATTCAATCTGAGATTGATAATTTTTCGAAATGGTTGGATAACATTGAATTTAATGATTATTCAATAAATCCAATTATTTTATCTGCTATAGCCCATGCTTGGTTTGTTTATATACATCCATTTATTGATGGAAATGGAAGAACTGCGAGAATTATAATGAATTTAATATTAATTAAATTTGGGTATCCTATTGCGATTATTACTAAAGATGATAGAATCAGATATTATGATGCTTTAGAAAATACACAATCTAGTGATTTAACCGCATTTATATCTTTGATAACTGATTCAGTTGATGAGAGCCTAGAAGAATATTATAAAGCAGCCTATGATCAAAGAGAGAAAGATGAGTGGGCAAGGTTATTGATGGATAAAGTAAATAGTAGAGAGGATATGAAAATAAAAAATGAATTTGAGATATGGCGAAGTTCAATGAATTTATTGCAAGGCTATGTACGAAATCTTACAGAATCAATAAATGATGCATCTGATTCGAAATCTATAAAAATATACTTTAATCATTATGATATAATAGAACTCGAAAAATATATTCTGTTAAAACAAAAAAAGACAACTAAAAGGACATGGTTTTTTAAGATAACTATCTTATATAATGGAATTGATAGAAGATATCTATTTTTCTTTGGGTTTTCTAGTATTACACTAAGTAATCATACAGGTAATAGTGTTACTGTACATGTTGCATATGAAACTGATCCGTTTCACTATGAAAAAATAGAACATCTTAATATACCACTGCTACCTGATCTTATTGAAATAGGATATTCTACTAATGATGAAGATTTTATTTGTAGATTTAAAGACGGTACAATAAGTCATTTGAAAGTTGAATCATTTGGTAAGGATTTTATCAGAAAAGCGATTGAGCATGCTATTTCCATGTAAGAGAGATTGTTTATACGGAACGCCGCAAAACACCCCGCCCCAAGACCCATGTGGTGGGTTCCCCGCGCGGGATGAATGCGTGCTAGTTCTATCTGAGAGCAATTAAAGAGAGAAATAGGCTGTCTCGTGAATATCAATCGGCTAAAACATCCTTGCGGTGGATGGGTTTCGCGCATTCCTACTACTGAAACGCCGCCATTTTTGGGGTAGTGGACGCTGGACAGACGGTTGCCGGGTACCCGCTGGGTGATGGTTCGGCGGGAACGGTTTCCGCTCAAACCATCGCTATGGATATCGCCAACCAAAAGGAAGTCTAATCATGCGAACCGTGACCCGTTGCTTCAAGTATCGACTGTATCCTACTACTGACCAACAAAATACCTTGGTACAGTGGGCGGGTTGCCGACGCTTTGTCTGGAATTGGGCGCTGCACTGCAAGCAAACCCAGTACCAAGCAACGGGTCAACGACTGAGTTATCAACGGCTTGCGGCGATGTTGGTTGACCTGAAACGTCAACCCAAAACGGCCTTTTTGCGCGATTGCCATTCGCAACCGTTGCAACAAAGTCTGATGGATTTGGAAACGGCCTTTACTCACTTTTTCGCCAAACGCGCCAAATACCCGCGCTTCAAGTCGCGCAAAATCACCCCGCATAGCATGCGGTTCCCACAAGGGGTAGTCGTGGTTGATGAACGGACGATCAGCGTGCCAAAAATCGGGCCGATGCGAGCGGTGATTCATCGACCACTGCTGGGGATAGCGAAGGGTGCAACGATTAAGCAAGATCCAACAGGCGCATGGTGGGTGGTGTTTGTCTGCCATATTAACCGCCCTGATGTTGAACCACCGACTAATCAGTCTGTGGGCATTGATGTCGGGCTTGAATCCTTCACCACGCTGTCAACAGGCGAGAAAACTGCTCCACCGAAGTTCTCCCGCCGCAGCCAGAAGAAACTTGCCCGCGCCCAACGCGCCTTATCACGGAAACAAAAAGGAAGTACCAACCGCCTGAAAGCTCGTAAGCGGGTTGCCAAAATTCACCAGAAAATCAACAACCAACGCATGGATTGGCTGCATAAGCATGCGTTGGGGATTGTTCAACGATTCGACATGGTGTGCATCGAAGACCTGAATATCAAAGGCCTTGCGAGAACCAAGCTGGCCAAATCGTTCAGTGATGCCTCCCTCAGTACCTTCATGCAACGATTGCAGGAAAAAGCGGAATGGCACGGACGGCGGGTTATTAAAGTTGGGCGTTTCTATGCCTCATCAAAGACCTGTCATCACTGCCAGACCAAAACCGCCTTGACGTTGGCGGTTCGTGTATGGATGTGTCACGCCTGTGGCACGACCCATGATCGGGATATCAACGCCGCGATCAACATCGTGCATGAAGGGCTACGCCTGCTTGCCGTTGGGACGACGGAAAGCCAAAACGCTGCTCGAGATGGTGTAAACCCAGCGAAAGGCTGGTAGCTGTCGTTGAAGGCAGAAGCCACGCCCCTCGTGGGCGTGGTAGTTCACGCTAGCCTGTAGCTATTGTGGCGGCGATGTTCCTGACGATTGGGAAGAATGTAAAACCTGTGGCTGGTTGCGTGATGGCTCGTTGGCCTTGCCACTTGAGCCACTCAAATGCCCGTATTGTGGCGATGATGTGCCCGATGATTGGGAAGAATGCCCAAGCTGTGGCTGGTTGCGCGATGGCTCGTTGGGAATTCCCCAGCCAGCACCGCCAGCACCAAGCGTGCGCCAATTGATCTGCCTACGTTGCCAAGCCCAGATGACATTCCTAGGGTTTAAGCAATTTCGCGAAAGCTCGACTTCACTAGATATTTTGCAAGGCCGTTTTGGCTCGTTTCGCCAGGATTTTCAAATTTTGGAGTTGCATGGCTGTGGCTATTGTGGCTATGCCGAATTAGCCTTGCCTCACATTGGTAGTTAGTCGGGATTCTGAGTTGAAGGGATTTTATGATGCAAGCTTGTACTTATTGCGGCGGTGATGTTCCCGACGATTGGGAAGAGTGTGCAACCTGTGGTTGGCTGCGTGATGGCTCGTTGGCCTTGCCGCTTGAGCCACTCAAATGCCCGTATTGTGGCGATGATGTGCCCGATGATTGGGAAGAATGCGCAAGCTGTGGCTGGTTGCGCGATGGCTCATTGGGAATTCCCCAGCCAGCACCGCCAGCACCAAGTGTGCACCAATTGGTCTGCCTGCGTTGCCAAGCTCAGATGACATTCTTGGGCTTCAAGCAATTTCGCGAAAGCTCGACTTCGCTAGATATTTTGCAAGGCCGGTTTAGCTCGTTTCGCCAGGATTTTCAAATTTTGGAATTGCATGGCTGTGGCTATTGTGGCTATGCTGAATTAGCCTTGCCCCACATAGGTAGTTAATAGCGCAACAATCGCCTACTAGCGGCGTATAACCCCATAGCGAACCACAATTTAGGAGGAACAACTATGGGGTTATTTGATGGATTAATGGGCAATGCTTCGGAAGTTGATCCGCAAGCAGCCCAACGTGATTTTGCTCAACTGCTAGCTTGGGGCGAGCAAGTGCAACGCGCCTATCAACTGATTCGCGATTTCTTTATTTTTACCGATAAACGCTTGATTTTGGTTGATAAACAGGGCATTACTGGCAGCAAAGTCGAATATCATTCGATTCCCTATCGCAGTATTACCCACTTTAGCATCGAAACTGCTGGCCATTTTGATCTCGATGCCGAGTTGAAAATTTGGATTTCGGGCAATCCTGTGCCAATTCAAAAGCAATTCAACAGCCGGATCAATATTTATCAATTGCAAGCGGTTTTGGCTGCCTTCGTTGCTCGTTAATTAATCAGCTTGCATGGTTTTCTCATGCAAGCTGATTTTATTTATTCTGCCTGAAACTCCAACACATACAAGCCATAGTTGAAATCACTAACATAGACAAATTGATCACGCACTTGCACGCCCCACAAGGCAACTTTTGGCGAATTATTCATCGGCCAAATTGCCACTGATTGAGGTTGGCTCGGATCGCTGATATCGAGCATGCGCAGGCCATCTTGATACCACGAAGCATACAAATATTGGCCTTGTACTTCAGAATTATGCACTGTTGGGTTGGAGCGCAACGTCTCATTAATTGAATTTGGCGTGTTGTAGCGCCCAACTTCAACAGGCTGGCTGGGATCGCTCAGATCAAAGAATTGAATTGCGCCGCCGCCATCAAAACAGCTTTCGAGTGTTGTTTCAGCCTCAGGTTGGCTAAGCAAGGCAGCGGCGGTTGTGCTGCTAATAGTAAACATCGGCAGATCAAAATCATCGATCAAATCAACATCATCGCCAAATTGCAGCTCCTCAAATGGCGCATTGGCATAAATCAACAATGCTGCGGCCTCACCATTTTGGGCAATTTGCAGCTTTTGCTCAATCGAACAGCCTGCCATTTCGGCCAACACAAACAACCCTTGAAAATCAGGATACTCAGCTTCAGCATCGCAGGCCTGCCCAATAGCTAAAACCTTGGCACTCAGCGGGGCATCAAGTTTGCCGCCAAGCGGCAATTCGTGGGCGTAATCTGGCTCGGCCAAAGCTGGGTGACTAATTTTCGCCTGATCGTTGCTAAAATCTTCGTTGTTCAAGGCCAGCATTTGCCCATCGTTCCAATCGACGACTGAGTGTGCATCGCCTTCGGCTAGCGCTGGATAGGGTGTTTGGCCAAGGTAGATTGGTTGTTTGGGGTCTTGAATATCCAAGATAATCACGCCGCCATCCCAATATGAGAGGTAGGCACGTTGGCTGTTGCTGCTGGCCCGCACGCTATGCAAAAAGATCCCCGGGAAATTGCCACGAGTACGATCAGCATAATCTAGGGCTTGCCAATTGGGCTTTTGATCGATGCCCCAACGGCTGAGCATGCTCGGCTGGCTAGGGTCACTAATATCGACGATCCACAATTCGCCGCGATCTTCGGGCTTGGGCGTTGTGCCAAAAGCATTGTTGGTGGGTGCGGCCAATAAAGCCAAGGCCTGACCACTGGCCGTAATCGTTACATCAAGTTCATGAACGCCAAGGTTGGTTTCAAAACGAGCCAATTCTAGCGGCGCAGTTGGATCTGTGATATCCACAATTTGAATGCCTGGCTTGGTTGCTTCGCGGCAGGGCTGAATCCCCAAAACTGCAATATCTTGCTCGCCAATCCGCACCACATCCATATCTTCAAGCGAGGCATATTTGACTGTTGGCGAATAGCCTGCCAACTCTGGGTTAGCTGGATCGCTCACATCAATTAATGTAATTTGATTTTCGGCGGGGCATGAGCCTGGCTGCGAACCGAGCAACACCAAATCGTTATACAACGTGAGATCGGCGTGGCGACCGCTGGTTGGTGGCTTGAGTTTCAATCCGCCAACGTGCTTGAAATGCGGCCCCGTGATAATCGGAGTTGCAGTGGCAGCGGGTCGCGGCGTTTTGGTTGGATTTTGATTTACGCCATCTTTATCGGAGCGGGCTTGCTCACCAGCTTTGTTGTTGACGGTTGCCGTTGCAAGAATTGCTGTAGCATTTTGGTTGGCGCAGGCAGCGATTACGATTAAGCAAATTGCCACGCTGAAATAACGCCATGAACGTTGAAAAAACATTGATTCTCCTCTCGTCACAACTGCTACGCGCTGGTTGGCAGTTGTTGGTGCATAAATTGATAGAGTGTCCGAACGAATTTAACTGGCTCCTCGAATGGTGGGCAATGGCCGCTGCGTTCAAAGTGAATCAAGGTTGATTGTGGCAAGTGCTCGTGTAAATATTCGCCAACTTTGCCTGGGTAAAGCCAGCTTTGCGAACCATAACACAACAAAATTGGCACATCCATGCTTGCCAACAAATCACGATAATCGCGGTCGGCCATATCTTCGGCTAATGGCAACAATGCTTTACGATCGTAGTTGCGGCGATAGGGCGAGGTTAGCCAGGTTGCAAAACGCAACAATGTGCGATTGGGGTGAACGACACCCATGGCAAAGCGGCGTAATACTCGTCGTTGTTGGCTCTCAAATAGTTGGCGCATGCTGGTGATATGGTCGCGCGTGTAGGCTCCAAACAAACCCATGGTCCATTCTGTGCTGGTTTGCATACATGGAGTTTGATCAACCAGTACGATGCTTTTGAGCTGGGAAACCCCAAATTGACGCGCATATTCAAAGGTTGTTAGGCCACCCATCGACCAGCCAACGATCGTTGGTTGCTCAAGTTTGAGGTGTTCGATCAATTGATGTAAATCTTTGGCTAAACGGCTGATTGTCAGTTCACCTTGGCCTGGGGTGCGTCCGTGGCCGCGCAAGTCGATTGCGATACAGCGATACCAACGGCGCAAGGCGGTGGTAATGCCAACCCAATGTGAGCCAGCGCTCGTCCAACCATGAATAAAAATGATTGCTGGTTTTTGGCCGCCAGTATCACTATAAAAAATCGGGTTTTGATCATCGGCAAGAAAGCTCGACATAGCATCCTCCATAGTTTAATGATGTTTCGCGGCCAGCAAGATCGATTTGTGACGTTATTTGACACAATCGTCAACTATACTCAGCTCAAAACCAAGCGGGTCGTGATAGAAAACGCTGGGATGAGTATTAAACGATGAACTGGAGTACAAACGATGGAACAGGAAGCTTTAGTTACCCGCACCTACCGCGCTGCAATTCGCTCTGGAGATGATTATATAACGATTGAAGAAACAATTGCACTCCCTCCAACGGCTGATGATGCAGCAATCAGTCAAGCGGTTGAAACTGGCTGGCGGATTTTTCGGGCGCAGCAGGCAGCAGTTGAGGCGCAAATTAGTGCCTTGCGCGATGCTCACCCTGCGATGACTACGCCACGCATTGCCGACCCCGATTCGCCTGCGAGCGACAAACAACGCTCCTACCTTGAGTATTTGATTAATACCTTGGCGATCAACGATGGTCAGATGCAAACAACGTTGCAAGAGCACAACGCGACCTACGAAACCCTGACCAAGGGCCAAGCTTCAGAAATTATTGATGGCTTGAAGCAGCAATTAGATCACAAGCCTGCGACCAGCCAATCCAGCGCTGCGGCTAGCGCCAGTGCCAGCAGCACCAGCAACATGCTCGATTCGACTGCTAGTGAGCCGCCAGCCAGCACGCGCCAATTGGCAGCATTGCAACGGGTCGCAGGCCAACAAGGCGTTGATCTGAGCGCTGAAATTCGCCAACGCTTCGGTGCACAACAGCTTGATGATCTCTCGGTTAACGAAGCAGGGGCATTGTTACAAGAACTGCAACAACGTAGCGTGCGCCGCTAAAAGTCCTATGGGTGGCTAGCTCAAATGGATAGTGAAACAATGACCAATGGCTAGCCGAAAAATTCGCAAACATAGCATCTAGATATGGGCAACTGAGTAAGTACATTAAACCGGAGGAACACCAATGAACGTTAAAGGAACCGTAAATCGAGTTGAATTGATCGGCTGGCTGGGTGGCGAACCAACCCAACGCTTTTTACCATCGGGAGTTGGGGTTTGCGATTTCAGCGTAGCAACCAAGCGTTTTGGCAGTAAAGATGAACAAGGCGAACAAACGTTTGATACCGAATGGACAACCATCGAAGCTTGGAATGGCCTAGGCGATATTTGCCAAGATCGGTTACACAAAGGCAGTCGGGTACGGGTCGTTGGTAGCTTGCACACCCGCTCGTGGGAAGACAAAGAAAGTGGACAGCGCCGCTCCAAAACCGTCGTTCGTGCCGATGAAGTGCTGTTTCTCGATGCCTATGGCAACGACGAATAACCAAGTCACGCCAAAGCCCTCAGCAATATTGCTGAGGGCTTTGGTGTTTGGAGCCGCATATCGGACTTGAACCGATGACCTACCACTTACAAGGCGGTTGCTCTACCACTGAGCTAATGCGGCTTAACGCGAGTCATTATACGCATGAATCGACGTTTGGTCAAGATGGATGTTTGGGAAGCGGTTGGTGGAGGTTGGGGATTGGAAGTTTGCCTAGGGTCGATAAAATCAAGGATTATTAACGATACCTCGATTGGCGCTTTTTAAGATTTTTGCTGTTTCAAGTTTAAATAGGCCTATTTAATCGTGTTTAATATTCTTTGGATTTGATAGTTTTTGCTGCCTCCCTGTTGACAGAAGTGGATAGTTGTGGCACTGTACTTCACGCCGCACGAATTCCAGATCGTGCCTCAACGAGGCCACCTAAAGCGACGCTGCCCCAGTACACGTCAACTTTGAACTGATTCGCCGCGTTTTGAATGCGTCGGTTGGTGGCATAGTGTGAACTTTTAAGGAAAACCCTATGGATCATAAATTGGTGATTGTTGAGTCGCCAGCCAAAGCAAAAACTATTCAAAAATATCTGGGTGCTGGCTATCGCGTTATGGCAAGCATGGGCCATGTGCGCGATTTGCCCAAGAGTAAAATTGGCATTGATATTGACAATGATTTTACCCCTGTCTATGAAATTAGCGAGGGCAAAGATAAGCTCATTGCCGAATTGAAGCGTGAAATCAAGACTGCTGATGCCATCTATCTCGCAACCGACCACGACCGCGAAGGTGAGGCAATTGCCTGGCATATTTTGCAAGCAGCCAATATCGGCAAACGCAAACCAGTCTACCGGATTACCTTTAATGAAATTACTAAGGATGCGATTCAGAACGCGATTCGCAACCCACGCGAAATCGATGCCAACTTGGTTGATGCCCAACAGGCCCGACGGGTGCTTGATCGCTTGGTTGGCTATAAAATTTCGCCAATTTTATGGGCCAAGGTGCGGCGTGGGCTTTCGGCTGGGCGGGTGCAATCGGTTGCTGTGCGCATGGTGGTTGAGCGTGAACGCGAAATCGAAAGCTTCGTGCCCAAAGAATATTGGACAATCGAGGCCGATTTATCGCCAGCTGGGCTGAAGAAACTTGGCAAGCACGACATTTTTCGGGCAATTTTGCATGCTCGTAATGGTAAAAAGCTCGATAAATTTGCGATTCCCAGCAAAGATGCTGCTGATGCAGTGTTGGCTGCCTTGGAAGGGGCAAATTATCTTGTTGGCACAGTGACCCGCAAGGATAAACGTCGCTCGCCAGCTCCGCCATTTATCACCAGTACCCTGCAACAAGAAGCCAGCCGCAAGCTTGGGTTTAGCTCCAAACGCACCATGCAAGTGGCCCAAAAACTGTATGAAGGGGTCGATATTGGTGGCAAAGATGGCACAGTTGGTTTGATTACCTATATGCGTACCGATTCAACCAACGTTTCAGTCGATGCCCAAAACGAAGCTCGCACGCTGATCACTGAGTTGTATGGCAAAGAGTACGCTCCAGCCAAACCTAATATCTACAAAACCAAGGCTAAAGGTGCTCAAGAAGCTCACGAGGCGATCCGCCCAACCAGTGTCGTGCGTCGCCCTGATCAATTAAAAGCTGCGCTTGGTCGCGATGAATTTCGGCTTTACGACTTGATCTGGAAGCGCTTTATGGCTTCGCAGATGGCGGCGGCAATTTTCGATAGCACCAGTGTCGATATTGGGGCTGGAGCTGGAATCAAAACTGCTGCTGGTGCGCCATTTACCTTCCGCGCAACTGGTTCAGTGCTTAAATTCAATGGCTTTTTGGCAGTCTACAATGTTAGCCTCGATGAAGGCGACGAAGATGAGGATAAAGAGGCCTTATTGCCGCCGCTCAATGAAGGTCAAGCACTCGATTTGCATGATCTGTTTGGCGAACAACATTTCACCACGCCACCACCACGCTATACCGAAGCTACTTTGGTGAAGCAGATGGAAAGTGAAGGGATTGGCCGCCCATCAACCTATGCGCCGACGATCTCAACCATCGTTGCCCGCGAATACGTTGAGTTGGTCGAAAAGAAATTGATGCCCACCACCTTGGGTCGGGTTGTCACCGACTTACTGGTTGAGCACTTCAAAGATATTGTCGATTACAACTTTACTTCGGATATGGAACAGCGACTTGACGATATTGCTGAAGGCCAACGCCGTTGGGTGCCAGTGCTGCGCGAATTTTACGATCCGTTTGCTTTGCGCTTGCATGCTGCCGAAACTGAAATGCGTAACGTCAAGCGTGAAGAAATCAAAACTGAATTGCCCTGCCCTCAATGTAGCACCCATCTGGTGATCAAATGGGGTCGTAATGGCGAATTCTTGGCTTGTTCGCGTTACCCTGAGTGTAGTTGGACTGGCGATTTAGAGCGTGACGGCGAAGGCGGGATTCATATCGCCTCGCAGCCTGAAATTTTTGGCAACACCAATTGCCCCGAATGCGACAACCCAATGAGCCTCAAAAAAGGTCGTTTTGGGCCGTTTCTGGCCTGTAACAACTACCCAACTTGTAAAGGCATTCGCAAGGTACGGGCGCAAGGCAAAGATTTTGTGGTGATTCCGCCGCCCAAGCCAACCGAGGAAAAATGCCCCAAATGTAA
This sequence is a window from Herpetosiphon gulosus. Protein-coding genes within it:
- a CDS encoding PA domain-containing protein, which codes for MFFQRSWRYFSVAICLIVIAACANQNATAILATATVNNKAGEQARSDKDGVNQNPTKTPRPAATATPIITGPHFKHVGGLKLKPPTSGRHADLTLYNDLVLLGSQPGSCPAENQITLIDVSDPANPELAGYSPTVKYASLEDMDVVRIGEQDIAVLGIQPCREATKPGIQIVDITDPTAPLELARFETNLGVHELDVTITASGQALALLAAPTNNAFGTTPKPEDRGELWIVDISDPSQPSMLSRWGIDQKPNWQALDYADRTRGNFPGIFLHSVRASSNSQRAYLSYWDGGVIILDIQDPKQPIYLGQTPYPALAEGDAHSVVDWNDGQMLALNNEDFSNDQAKISHPALAEPDYAHELPLGGKLDAPLSAKVLAIGQACDAEAEYPDFQGLFVLAEMAGCSIEQKLQIAQNGEAAALLIYANAPFEELQFGDDVDLIDDFDLPMFTISSTTAAALLSQPEAETTLESCFDGGGAIQFFDLSDPSQPVEVGRYNTPNSINETLRSNPTVHNSEVQGQYLYASWYQDGLRMLDISDPSQPQSVAIWPMNNSPKVALWGVQVRDQFVYVSDFNYGLYVLEFQAE
- a CDS encoding single-stranded DNA-binding protein, translated to MNVKGTVNRVELIGWLGGEPTQRFLPSGVGVCDFSVATKRFGSKDEQGEQTFDTEWTTIEAWNGLGDICQDRLHKGSRVRVVGSLHTRSWEDKESGQRRSKTVVRADEVLFLDAYGNDE
- the topA gene encoding type I DNA topoisomerase yields the protein MDHKLVIVESPAKAKTIQKYLGAGYRVMASMGHVRDLPKSKIGIDIDNDFTPVYEISEGKDKLIAELKREIKTADAIYLATDHDREGEAIAWHILQAANIGKRKPVYRITFNEITKDAIQNAIRNPREIDANLVDAQQARRVLDRLVGYKISPILWAKVRRGLSAGRVQSVAVRMVVEREREIESFVPKEYWTIEADLSPAGLKKLGKHDIFRAILHARNGKKLDKFAIPSKDAADAVLAALEGANYLVGTVTRKDKRRSPAPPFITSTLQQEASRKLGFSSKRTMQVAQKLYEGVDIGGKDGTVGLITYMRTDSTNVSVDAQNEARTLITELYGKEYAPAKPNIYKTKAKGAQEAHEAIRPTSVVRRPDQLKAALGRDEFRLYDLIWKRFMASQMAAAIFDSTSVDIGAGAGIKTAAGAPFTFRATGSVLKFNGFLAVYNVSLDEGDEDEDKEALLPPLNEGQALDLHDLFGEQHFTTPPPRYTEATLVKQMESEGIGRPSTYAPTISTIVAREYVELVEKKLMPTTLGRVVTDLLVEHFKDIVDYNFTSDMEQRLDDIAEGQRRWVPVLREFYDPFALRLHAAETEMRNVKREEIKTELPCPQCSTHLVIKWGRNGEFLACSRYPECSWTGDLERDGEGGIHIASQPEIFGNTNCPECDNPMSLKKGRFGPFLACNNYPTCKGIRKVRAQGKDFVVIPPPKPTEEKCPKCNRPMVQKEGKFGPFLSCTGYPECRSIVRLTPNDAPTCPQCGEGKVVAKRARGGRTFFSCTRYPDCTYASNALPVAVSEEVA
- a CDS encoding alpha/beta hydrolase; protein product: MSSFLADDQNPIFYSDTGGQKPAIIFIHGWTSAGSHWVGITTALRRWYRCIAIDLRGHGRTPGQGELTISRLAKDLHQLIEHLKLEQPTIVGWSMGGLTTFEYARQFGVSQLKSIVLVDQTPCMQTSTEWTMGLFGAYTRDHITSMRQLFESQQRRVLRRFAMGVVHPNRTLLRFATWLTSPYRRNYDRKALLPLAEDMADRDYRDLLASMDVPILLCYGSQSWLYPGKVGEYLHEHLPQSTLIHFERSGHCPPFEEPVKFVRTLYQFMHQQLPTSA